GGCCCGTTTCGACGAGACGAAAAGGGCGATTTGAAGCTGATAGAATGGCCCCGTGGGAACCGCGTGATAAGCGACCTGCAGGTGCTTGATTTATACGAAGAAATGATGCGCCTTAACCTTCCCATCGCGGAGCGCACCGGCAACTGGGTGCAGACGTATCAAACCGACGAGGATGCGCTGCGCTACATCACGACGGTGTTTGGCGACGTGAAGCGACTGCGTAGGATAGTAAAAGGGGAATAGGTGCTTTTGAAAATAGCCTTGCAGATGACAAACCAGAAAGATACCGGCCCCGCCCTGACTACCCTGACCAGTGACTTGGAGCTGTTGAAGCAGCCCGAAAGCAACACGCTGGAGCGGCTCACCAAATACAACCTGAAGACCATTGGCCAAACGGTTTGTGCTTTCCTCAATGGAGAAGGAGGGCGCATACTGGTGGGTGTGAGCGACACAGGCCAGGTAGTGGGGGTCCCTCAGGCTGAAGAGGCCGTGGAGAGCGTGCAAAAGGAGATTTTCTCCCGGGTGCAGCCACCGGCCACGTGCATGGTTAGCTTGGTAGCCTTCCAAAACCAAAAAGTGCTGCTGCTGGAAATAGCCCCGGGAGCCGACGGGCCCTACACCTACTCTCACACTATTTATGTCCGAGAGGGAGAGTCCACGCGGAAAGCCACGCCCAAAAACGTTATCGAATTGGTTGGGCAACTGGAAAGTGTGCCTCGTTGGGAAGCCCGCCCCTATTTGGGGTGTGAACTATCCGATTTAGACCAAGCAGAATTGGAACGCACGGCAGAGGATGCGAATCGCCGCCGCTATGCCAACTTGCCTCAGGAGCATGAGCGCATGCTGGATGCGCTGTATCTAGTCCGGGGGCGCTTTAACGAATGCCGCGGTGGCGCTCTATGCCAAAGAAGCCGCCCGGTTTCTGCCGCAGACGCGGGTGCGGGCGGTGCACTTTGCGGACGAGAGCAAAGATGAAATATTGGACAATAAGTCATTTGAGGGCCACGTCTTCTCGCTGCTCGACCAAATGAATGCCTTTCTGCAGACAAATCTGTCGATAAAGGCATCGCTGCCAGGAACCACTGATTTTGTGCGGGCAGAAGCCGTAACATTTCCCCCAGAGGCACTGCGCGAAGCATTATTAAATGCCATCGTGCACCGCGACTACTCCCGCAGCGACGGAAGCATTAGCATATCCTTGTTCCCCCGCCACCTGGAAATATGGAACGCCGGAGGACTTCCCGAAGGAGTGACCCTGAAAACGTTGCGAGAAGGGGGGATTTCCAGGCCCCGGAATCCTGACTTGGCCCACGTGCTGCTCTTAAGAGGCTTGATTGAGCGGATGGGCATTGGGGGCGCCGCATTATTGAGGCGTGTCAGAAAGCTGGCTTGCCAGCGCCAAAGTGGGAGGAGAAGGCAGGCGGCATGCTGCTCACCTTCCGCTTGCCGGGGGCAGGCAGCCAACCGCAGAAAGGTGCCCCAACCCGCTCGTCCGCAGAATTAAATCCGAGGGTGTGGGATTTTGTCGCCACGCTAACTGAAGGACAGAAATTTACCGCGCGCGAATACCAGGAAAAAGCCGCAGCGGGGGGTCTCGGAAAGGCAAGCCCGTTTGGACCTTGCGCAGATGATAAAGGCACAAGTTGCTGAGCGCCGCGGCAGTGGCCATAGTACTTATTATGTGCGCACCGAGATTGAGCTTAAGTAAGCTACTTCGAGGTATCGGGCTTAAGGGTGGAATTTGTTGGGTGAACGGCACGCAATGGCATACCCCGACTTTTTTGTTGACAAGATGCCCGACAGGAAATCCCTGCCGGGCGTTTTATTCACTACTCCCCGATAACGTAAACCGGAACCGCCTGAGCTTCGATGCCCCGGCCCGTTTCCTTCTTCACCTCTTTGCCATCCAGCAGGATAGCGCAGGTGATT
The DNA window shown above is from Hymenobacter sp. J193 and carries:
- a CDS encoding ATP-binding protein, which gives rise to MNAFLQTNLSIKASLPGTTDFVRAEAVTFPPEALREALLNAIVHRDYSRSDGSISISLFPRHLEIWNAGGLPEGVTLKTLREGGISRPRNPDLAHVLLLRGLIERMGIGGAALLRRVRKLACQRQSGRRRQAACCSPSACRGQAANRRKVPQPARPQN
- a CDS encoding helix-turn-helix domain-containing protein, whose protein sequence is MKIALQMTNQKDTGPALTTLTSDLELLKQPESNTLERLTKYNLKTIGQTVCAFLNGEGGRILVGVSDTGQVVGVPQAEEAVESVQKEIFSRVQPPATCMVSLVAFQNQKVLLLEIAPGADGPYTYSHTIYVREGESTRKATPKNVIELVGQLESVPRWEARPYLGCELSDLDQAELERTAEDANRRRYANLPQEHERMLDALYLVRGRFNECRGGALCQRSRPVSAADAGAGGALCGREQR